A genomic window from Ascaphus truei isolate aAscTru1 chromosome 1, aAscTru1.hap1, whole genome shotgun sequence includes:
- the PRMT9 gene encoding protein arginine N-methyltransferase 9 isoform X1: protein MSAGGSRRPRRGHRAGQVQAASKKELIARSVQSAQHCLQNRDYGTAYAHFLLVLSLAPELKDGFKETFQYSLLKWAEELYALNRNRDLFNCYEQALELFPSDDVICNSMGEQLFRLGFRDEAAGYFHKAVKLNPNSDAKENFYRVANWLVERWHFIMLNDTKRNQMYQKAIQKAVRTGSKTVLDIGTGTGILSMFARHAGAPHVYACELSKTMYELAREVVAANQMEGQIKLLHMKSHDVQIPGQIPERVSLVITETVDAGLFGEGIVESLIHAWKHLLLPPKPKEACGEGYGQVIPAAAVIYGMAVECPEIRRHHRVGVREVAGVTLGGAVQFWGPVHSSHTSDDVTEPYATEKMSRVPGGYRALSRPFQAMTVDFNNLQDLENIAAGKVCRISLPVNEQGKLDALMTWFVLQLDDEHSLSTGPSEETCWEQAVYPVQNFLDEDYFVSPGDTVVLDVSCPDCYLRMDIVTVSKAGDVDSGNIGNVSDSMILGNEAELCDALASLHTVNTQDRLQQKCILESSEMALLNNVKYHESFKSAIGKVVSSLIPRESCSSQSINSDPMNEEDPPQPATEVPLYVLDVSEGFSILPLIAGQLGHVKSYSSVEKEQHCVALEKLSERNGLAKETLEFWLSQLEADDDVLQRPKSDDMWSIIILDVIETCGLIRQEVMEKAAIARCLLQSGGKIFPQSVVMHGLLVESQSLLQESAVQGTDPTLGFSIAPFINQFKVPVHVFLNLSTLPCVRLSEPVALLRLDLMNPYLNSSNNELKVRICKSGQVTAVPFWFHLHLDEDISLDTSSDTSHWKQAAFILETPLQVEQGEELLLAVHFQNSNVSVTLKRSSL from the exons ATGAGTGCGGGGGGCAGCAGACGGCCCAGGAGGGGTCACAGGGCTGGTCAGGTGCAGGCAGCCAGCAAGAAGGAGCTGATCGCCAGATCTGTTCAGAGTGCTCAACACTGTCTGCAGAATCGGGATTACGGGACAGCCTATGCTCACTTCCTCCTTGTGCTTAGCCTGGCTCCAGAGCTAAAGGATGGCTTTAAG GAAACATTTCAGTATTCTCTTCTCAAATGGGCAGAAGAGCTGTATGCTTTAAACCGGAATCgagatttatttaattgttatgagCAAGCACTAGAACTCTTCCCAAGTGATGATGTCATTTGTAACAGTATGGGAGAGCAACTTTTCAG GTTGGGCTTTCGAGACGAAGCAGCTGGTTATTTCCATAAGGCGGTGAAGCTGAACCCAAACTCTGACGCCAAAGAAAATTTCTATCGTGTAGCAAACTGGCTGGTGGAGAGGTGGCATTTTATCATGCTAAACGACACCAAGAGGAACCAGATGTATCAGAAAGCTATCCAGAAAGCAGTCCGGACTGGAAGCAAAACTGTCCTGGATATTGGAACTGGAACTGGAATTCTAAG CATGTTTGCTAGACATGCAGGTGCTCCGCATGTGTATGCCTGTGAACTCTCCAAGACCATGTATGAACTTGCTCGTGAGGTGGTGGCAGCAAATCAAATGGAAGGACAGATTAAGCTACTACACATGAAGTCCCATGATGTTCAAATCCCTGGACAGATTCCTGAAAG GGTTTCGCTGGTCATCACAGAGACTGTTGACGCTGGTTTATTTGGGGAAGGTATTGTGGAGAGTCTGATACATGCATGGAAACATTTGCTTTTACCACCAAAG CCTAAAGAAGCTTGTGGTGAAGGATATGGGCAGGTCATACCTGCAGCTGCTGTGATCTATGGCATGGCAGTGGAGTGTCCAGAAATACGCAGGCATCACCG AGTGGGTGTGCGTGAGGTTGCTGGTGTGACGTTAGGAGGAGCAGTGCAGTTCTGGGGTCCTGTACATAGCAGTCACACGTCTGATGATGTGACGGAACCGTATGCCACAGAGAAAATGAGCCGAGTCCCCGGCGGTTACAGAGCTCTGAGTCGGCCCTTCCAGGCAATGACGGTAGATTTCAACAATCTGcag GACTTGGAAAACATTGCTGCAGGGAAGGTCTGCAGGATATCTCTTCCTGTCAATGAACAAGGCAAGCTTGATGCGCTTATGACCTGGTTTGTTCTTCAACTGGACGATGAACACAGCCTGTCCACAGGACCCAGTGAGGAAACCTGCTGGGAACAGGCTGTTTACCCTGTGCAGAACTTTCTTG ATGAAGATTATTTTGTGAGCCCAGGAGACACGGTGGTATTAGATGTTTCCTGCCCAGATTGCTACTTGAGAATGGATATTGTTACTGTTTCAAAAGCTGGAGATGTTGATAGTGGGAATATTGGTAACGTGTCCGATAGCATGATCCTGGGAAATGAGGCAGAGCTCTGCGATGCGTTGGCCAGCCTTCACACCGTGAACACACAGGACAGACTGCAACAAAAGTGCATCCTGGAATCCAGCGAAATGGCCCTACTGAACAACGTCAAATACCACGAGAGCTTCAAGTCTGCAATTGGCAAAGTGGTTTCTTCACTGATACCTAGAGAGAGCTGTTCATCTCAAAGTATCAACAGTGACCCAATGAATGAGGAAGATCCTCCACAGCCTGCTACTGAGGTCCCTCTGTATGTGCTGGATGTATCTGAGGGATTTTCTATTCTGCCTCTAATTGCTGGACAACTTGGACACGTTAAATCCTACAGTTCTGTTGAAAAGGAGCAGCACTGTGTAGCCCTGGAGAAATTGTCCGAAAGGAATGGACTTGCCAAAGAAACCCTGGAATTTTGGCTAAGCCAGCTGGAAGCAGACGATGATGTTTTACAGAGGCCCAAGTCTGACGATATGTGGAGCATCATTATTCTCGATGTCATTGAGACTTGTGGTCTGATCCGACAAGAGGTGATGGAAAAAGCTGCTATAGCCAG ATGCCTGTTGCAGTCTGGAGGAAAGATATTCCCCCAATCCGTGGTGATGCATGGCTTGCTGGTGGAATCGCAGAGTTTATTGCAGGAGAGTGCAGTCCAAGGCACGGATCCCACGCTTGGCTTCAGTATAGCACCTTTTATTAATCAGTTCAAG GTGCCTGTCCATGTTTTTCTGAATCTCTCGACTCTTCCGTGTGTGCGTTTAAGTGAGCCGGTAGCACTGCTGAGGCTGGATCTAATGAATCCTTATTTGAATAGCTCCAATAACGAACTCAAG GTGCGGATCTGCAAATCGGGACAGGTGACAGCCGTTCCTTTTTGGTTCCACTTGCATCTTGATGAGGATATCAGTCTCGACACATCCAGCGACACGTCGCATTGGAAACAAGCAGCATTTATCTTGGAGACGCCGCTCCAGGTTGAACAAGGGGAAGAACTTTTACTCGCAGTACACTTCCAGAACAGCAACGTCAGCGTGACGTTGAAGAGGTCTTCGCTGTAA
- the PRMT9 gene encoding protein arginine N-methyltransferase 9 isoform X3: protein MHGNICFYHQRVGVREVAGVTLGGAVQFWGPVHSSHTSDDVTEPYATEKMSRVPGGYRALSRPFQAMTVDFNNLQDLENIAAGKVCRISLPVNEQGKLDALMTWFVLQLDDEHSLSTGPSEETCWEQAVYPVQNFLDEDYFVSPGDTVVLDVSCPDCYLRMDIVTVSKAGDVDSGNIGNVSDSMILGNEAELCDALASLHTVNTQDRLQQKCILESSEMALLNNVKYHESFKSAIGKVVSSLIPRESCSSQSINSDPMNEEDPPQPATEVPLYVLDVSEGFSILPLIAGQLGHVKSYSSVEKEQHCVALEKLSERNGLAKETLEFWLSQLEADDDVLQRPKSDDMWSIIILDVIETCGLIRQEVMEKAAIARCLLQSGGKIFPQSVVMHGLLVESQSLLQESAVQGTDPTLGFSIAPFINQFKVPVHVFLNLSTLPCVRLSEPVALLRLDLMNPYLNSSNNELKVRICKSGQVTAVPFWFHLHLDEDISLDTSSDTSHWKQAAFILETPLQVEQGEELLLAVHFQNSNVSVTLKRSSL from the exons ATGCATGGAAACATTTGCTTTTACCACCAAAG AGTGGGTGTGCGTGAGGTTGCTGGTGTGACGTTAGGAGGAGCAGTGCAGTTCTGGGGTCCTGTACATAGCAGTCACACGTCTGATGATGTGACGGAACCGTATGCCACAGAGAAAATGAGCCGAGTCCCCGGCGGTTACAGAGCTCTGAGTCGGCCCTTCCAGGCAATGACGGTAGATTTCAACAATCTGcag GACTTGGAAAACATTGCTGCAGGGAAGGTCTGCAGGATATCTCTTCCTGTCAATGAACAAGGCAAGCTTGATGCGCTTATGACCTGGTTTGTTCTTCAACTGGACGATGAACACAGCCTGTCCACAGGACCCAGTGAGGAAACCTGCTGGGAACAGGCTGTTTACCCTGTGCAGAACTTTCTTG ATGAAGATTATTTTGTGAGCCCAGGAGACACGGTGGTATTAGATGTTTCCTGCCCAGATTGCTACTTGAGAATGGATATTGTTACTGTTTCAAAAGCTGGAGATGTTGATAGTGGGAATATTGGTAACGTGTCCGATAGCATGATCCTGGGAAATGAGGCAGAGCTCTGCGATGCGTTGGCCAGCCTTCACACCGTGAACACACAGGACAGACTGCAACAAAAGTGCATCCTGGAATCCAGCGAAATGGCCCTACTGAACAACGTCAAATACCACGAGAGCTTCAAGTCTGCAATTGGCAAAGTGGTTTCTTCACTGATACCTAGAGAGAGCTGTTCATCTCAAAGTATCAACAGTGACCCAATGAATGAGGAAGATCCTCCACAGCCTGCTACTGAGGTCCCTCTGTATGTGCTGGATGTATCTGAGGGATTTTCTATTCTGCCTCTAATTGCTGGACAACTTGGACACGTTAAATCCTACAGTTCTGTTGAAAAGGAGCAGCACTGTGTAGCCCTGGAGAAATTGTCCGAAAGGAATGGACTTGCCAAAGAAACCCTGGAATTTTGGCTAAGCCAGCTGGAAGCAGACGATGATGTTTTACAGAGGCCCAAGTCTGACGATATGTGGAGCATCATTATTCTCGATGTCATTGAGACTTGTGGTCTGATCCGACAAGAGGTGATGGAAAAAGCTGCTATAGCCAG ATGCCTGTTGCAGTCTGGAGGAAAGATATTCCCCCAATCCGTGGTGATGCATGGCTTGCTGGTGGAATCGCAGAGTTTATTGCAGGAGAGTGCAGTCCAAGGCACGGATCCCACGCTTGGCTTCAGTATAGCACCTTTTATTAATCAGTTCAAG GTGCCTGTCCATGTTTTTCTGAATCTCTCGACTCTTCCGTGTGTGCGTTTAAGTGAGCCGGTAGCACTGCTGAGGCTGGATCTAATGAATCCTTATTTGAATAGCTCCAATAACGAACTCAAG GTGCGGATCTGCAAATCGGGACAGGTGACAGCCGTTCCTTTTTGGTTCCACTTGCATCTTGATGAGGATATCAGTCTCGACACATCCAGCGACACGTCGCATTGGAAACAAGCAGCATTTATCTTGGAGACGCCGCTCCAGGTTGAACAAGGGGAAGAACTTTTACTCGCAGTACACTTCCAGAACAGCAACGTCAGCGTGACGTTGAAGAGGTCTTCGCTGTAA
- the TMEM184C gene encoding transmembrane protein 184C isoform X2, whose product MTIPISLWGILQHLVHYTQPELQKPIIRILWMVPIYSIDSWVALKYPDIAIYVDTCRECYEAYVIYNFMVFLSNYLTNRCPNLALVLEAKDQQRHLPPLCCCPPWSMGDVLLFRCKLGVLQYTVVRPVTTIIALICQLTGVYGEGDFNLKNAWTYLVIINNVSQLFAMYCLVLFYKVLKEELNPIQPVGKFLCVKMVVFVSFWQAVLFALLVKIGIISESNTWEWKNVKDVATGLQDFTICVEMFLAAIAHHFSFSYKPYVQEAEEGSCFDSFLAMWDISDIRADISEQVRNVGRTVLGRPRKMFFAEDLDQNEHTSLLSSSTQDPTSAVSSMPPSPSGHYQGFGQTVTPLTTPTTATMPEELYSADTPEQDSQEPAPDLTDVVSYEISKHLES is encoded by the exons ATGACAATACCAATATCTCTTTGGGGAATATTGCAACACTTGGTTCATTACACACAGCCTGAATTGCAGAAACCCATCATAAG GATACTGTGGATGGTGCCAATTTACAGCATAGACAGT TGGGTTGCGCTGAAATATCCAGACATTGCAATCTATGTGGACACCTGCAGAGAATGCTACGAAGCTTATGTCATCTACAACTTCATGGTTTTCCTTTCAAACTACCTAACCAATCGCTGTCCAAACTTGGCATTGGTTCTGGAGGCCAAAGATCAGCAGAGACATCTACCTCCTCTTTGCTGCTGCCCGCCATGGTCAATGGGAGA CGTATTGTTGTTTAGATGCAAACTGGGTGTGCTGCAATATACAGTGGTTCGTCCAGTTACCACCATAATCGCTTT GATCTGTCAGCTGACTGGTGTTTACGGTGAAGGAGACTTCAACCTAAAAAATGCCTGGACTTACTTGGTTATAATCAACAACGTATCGCAGCTG ttTGCCATGTACTGCCTTGTTCTGTTTTATAAAGTGCTGAAGGAAGAGCTGAATCCAATTCAGCCGGTTGGCAAGTTTCTTTGTGTGAAGATGGTGGTCTTTGTGTCCTTTTG GCAAGCTGTATTATTCGCACTCTTGGTAAAGATTGGTATAATTTCTGAGTCGAATACCTGGGAATGGAAGAATGTTAAAGATGTGGCTACCGGACTAcag GATTTCACGATTTGTGTTGAAATGTTCCTGGCTGCTATTGCTCACCATTTCAGTTTTTCATATAAACCTTATGTGCAAGAAGCTGAGGAGGGGTCGTGTTTTGATTCCTTTCTTGCTATGTGGGATATTTCTGATATTCGTGCAGATATATCAGAACAAGTGCGCAATGTTG GAAGGACAGTATTGGGCAGGCCAAGGAAGATGTTTTTTGCGGAAGATCTGGATCAAAATGAACACACTAGCTTGCTGTCTTCATCTACTCAGGATCCGACATCTGCAGTTTCATCCATGCCCCCTTCTCCGTCAGGACACTACCAAGGATTTGGGCAGACAGTAACCCCCCTAACTACACCCACCACTGCAACAATGCCTGAGGAGCTCTATAGTGCTGACACTCCAGAGCAAGATTCACAGGAGCCAGCACCTGACCTTACTGACGTCGTCTCGTATGAAATCAGCAAGCATTTAGAGTCCTAA
- the PRMT9 gene encoding protein arginine N-methyltransferase 9 isoform X2, with protein MLNDTKRNQMYQKAIQKAVRTGSKTVLDIGTGTGILSMFARHAGAPHVYACELSKTMYELAREVVAANQMEGQIKLLHMKSHDVQIPGQIPERVSLVITETVDAGLFGEGIVESLIHAWKHLLLPPKPKEACGEGYGQVIPAAAVIYGMAVECPEIRRHHRVGVREVAGVTLGGAVQFWGPVHSSHTSDDVTEPYATEKMSRVPGGYRALSRPFQAMTVDFNNLQDLENIAAGKVCRISLPVNEQGKLDALMTWFVLQLDDEHSLSTGPSEETCWEQAVYPVQNFLDEDYFVSPGDTVVLDVSCPDCYLRMDIVTVSKAGDVDSGNIGNVSDSMILGNEAELCDALASLHTVNTQDRLQQKCILESSEMALLNNVKYHESFKSAIGKVVSSLIPRESCSSQSINSDPMNEEDPPQPATEVPLYVLDVSEGFSILPLIAGQLGHVKSYSSVEKEQHCVALEKLSERNGLAKETLEFWLSQLEADDDVLQRPKSDDMWSIIILDVIETCGLIRQEVMEKAAIARCLLQSGGKIFPQSVVMHGLLVESQSLLQESAVQGTDPTLGFSIAPFINQFKVPVHVFLNLSTLPCVRLSEPVALLRLDLMNPYLNSSNNELKVRICKSGQVTAVPFWFHLHLDEDISLDTSSDTSHWKQAAFILETPLQVEQGEELLLAVHFQNSNVSVTLKRSSL; from the exons ATGCTAAACGACACCAAGAGGAACCAGATGTATCAGAAAGCTATCCAGAAAGCAGTCCGGACTGGAAGCAAAACTGTCCTGGATATTGGAACTGGAACTGGAATTCTAAG CATGTTTGCTAGACATGCAGGTGCTCCGCATGTGTATGCCTGTGAACTCTCCAAGACCATGTATGAACTTGCTCGTGAGGTGGTGGCAGCAAATCAAATGGAAGGACAGATTAAGCTACTACACATGAAGTCCCATGATGTTCAAATCCCTGGACAGATTCCTGAAAG GGTTTCGCTGGTCATCACAGAGACTGTTGACGCTGGTTTATTTGGGGAAGGTATTGTGGAGAGTCTGATACATGCATGGAAACATTTGCTTTTACCACCAAAG CCTAAAGAAGCTTGTGGTGAAGGATATGGGCAGGTCATACCTGCAGCTGCTGTGATCTATGGCATGGCAGTGGAGTGTCCAGAAATACGCAGGCATCACCG AGTGGGTGTGCGTGAGGTTGCTGGTGTGACGTTAGGAGGAGCAGTGCAGTTCTGGGGTCCTGTACATAGCAGTCACACGTCTGATGATGTGACGGAACCGTATGCCACAGAGAAAATGAGCCGAGTCCCCGGCGGTTACAGAGCTCTGAGTCGGCCCTTCCAGGCAATGACGGTAGATTTCAACAATCTGcag GACTTGGAAAACATTGCTGCAGGGAAGGTCTGCAGGATATCTCTTCCTGTCAATGAACAAGGCAAGCTTGATGCGCTTATGACCTGGTTTGTTCTTCAACTGGACGATGAACACAGCCTGTCCACAGGACCCAGTGAGGAAACCTGCTGGGAACAGGCTGTTTACCCTGTGCAGAACTTTCTTG ATGAAGATTATTTTGTGAGCCCAGGAGACACGGTGGTATTAGATGTTTCCTGCCCAGATTGCTACTTGAGAATGGATATTGTTACTGTTTCAAAAGCTGGAGATGTTGATAGTGGGAATATTGGTAACGTGTCCGATAGCATGATCCTGGGAAATGAGGCAGAGCTCTGCGATGCGTTGGCCAGCCTTCACACCGTGAACACACAGGACAGACTGCAACAAAAGTGCATCCTGGAATCCAGCGAAATGGCCCTACTGAACAACGTCAAATACCACGAGAGCTTCAAGTCTGCAATTGGCAAAGTGGTTTCTTCACTGATACCTAGAGAGAGCTGTTCATCTCAAAGTATCAACAGTGACCCAATGAATGAGGAAGATCCTCCACAGCCTGCTACTGAGGTCCCTCTGTATGTGCTGGATGTATCTGAGGGATTTTCTATTCTGCCTCTAATTGCTGGACAACTTGGACACGTTAAATCCTACAGTTCTGTTGAAAAGGAGCAGCACTGTGTAGCCCTGGAGAAATTGTCCGAAAGGAATGGACTTGCCAAAGAAACCCTGGAATTTTGGCTAAGCCAGCTGGAAGCAGACGATGATGTTTTACAGAGGCCCAAGTCTGACGATATGTGGAGCATCATTATTCTCGATGTCATTGAGACTTGTGGTCTGATCCGACAAGAGGTGATGGAAAAAGCTGCTATAGCCAG ATGCCTGTTGCAGTCTGGAGGAAAGATATTCCCCCAATCCGTGGTGATGCATGGCTTGCTGGTGGAATCGCAGAGTTTATTGCAGGAGAGTGCAGTCCAAGGCACGGATCCCACGCTTGGCTTCAGTATAGCACCTTTTATTAATCAGTTCAAG GTGCCTGTCCATGTTTTTCTGAATCTCTCGACTCTTCCGTGTGTGCGTTTAAGTGAGCCGGTAGCACTGCTGAGGCTGGATCTAATGAATCCTTATTTGAATAGCTCCAATAACGAACTCAAG GTGCGGATCTGCAAATCGGGACAGGTGACAGCCGTTCCTTTTTGGTTCCACTTGCATCTTGATGAGGATATCAGTCTCGACACATCCAGCGACACGTCGCATTGGAAACAAGCAGCATTTATCTTGGAGACGCCGCTCCAGGTTGAACAAGGGGAAGAACTTTTACTCGCAGTACACTTCCAGAACAGCAACGTCAGCGTGACGTTGAAGAGGTCTTCGCTGTAA
- the TMEM184C gene encoding transmembrane protein 184C isoform X1, with amino-acid sequence MPCTCANWRRWIRPLVVMLYIIGLIVAIPVCIWELQKMGVGVHTKAWFIAGIFVLMTIPISLWGILQHLVHYTQPELQKPIIRILWMVPIYSIDSWVALKYPDIAIYVDTCRECYEAYVIYNFMVFLSNYLTNRCPNLALVLEAKDQQRHLPPLCCCPPWSMGDVLLFRCKLGVLQYTVVRPVTTIIALICQLTGVYGEGDFNLKNAWTYLVIINNVSQLFAMYCLVLFYKVLKEELNPIQPVGKFLCVKMVVFVSFWQAVLFALLVKIGIISESNTWEWKNVKDVATGLQDFTICVEMFLAAIAHHFSFSYKPYVQEAEEGSCFDSFLAMWDISDIRADISEQVRNVGRTVLGRPRKMFFAEDLDQNEHTSLLSSSTQDPTSAVSSMPPSPSGHYQGFGQTVTPLTTPTTATMPEELYSADTPEQDSQEPAPDLTDVVSYEISKHLES; translated from the exons ATGCCGTGCACTTGTGCCAACTGGAGGAGATGGATACGGCCTCTGGTTGTTATGCTGTACATCATTGGTCTGATAGTAGCGATTCCAGTGTGTATTTGGGAGCTACAGAAAATGGGG GTTGGTGTGCATACCAAGGCATGGTTCATTGCAGGGATATTTGTTCTTATGACAATACCAATATCTCTTTGGGGAATATTGCAACACTTGGTTCATTACACACAGCCTGAATTGCAGAAACCCATCATAAG GATACTGTGGATGGTGCCAATTTACAGCATAGACAGT TGGGTTGCGCTGAAATATCCAGACATTGCAATCTATGTGGACACCTGCAGAGAATGCTACGAAGCTTATGTCATCTACAACTTCATGGTTTTCCTTTCAAACTACCTAACCAATCGCTGTCCAAACTTGGCATTGGTTCTGGAGGCCAAAGATCAGCAGAGACATCTACCTCCTCTTTGCTGCTGCCCGCCATGGTCAATGGGAGA CGTATTGTTGTTTAGATGCAAACTGGGTGTGCTGCAATATACAGTGGTTCGTCCAGTTACCACCATAATCGCTTT GATCTGTCAGCTGACTGGTGTTTACGGTGAAGGAGACTTCAACCTAAAAAATGCCTGGACTTACTTGGTTATAATCAACAACGTATCGCAGCTG ttTGCCATGTACTGCCTTGTTCTGTTTTATAAAGTGCTGAAGGAAGAGCTGAATCCAATTCAGCCGGTTGGCAAGTTTCTTTGTGTGAAGATGGTGGTCTTTGTGTCCTTTTG GCAAGCTGTATTATTCGCACTCTTGGTAAAGATTGGTATAATTTCTGAGTCGAATACCTGGGAATGGAAGAATGTTAAAGATGTGGCTACCGGACTAcag GATTTCACGATTTGTGTTGAAATGTTCCTGGCTGCTATTGCTCACCATTTCAGTTTTTCATATAAACCTTATGTGCAAGAAGCTGAGGAGGGGTCGTGTTTTGATTCCTTTCTTGCTATGTGGGATATTTCTGATATTCGTGCAGATATATCAGAACAAGTGCGCAATGTTG GAAGGACAGTATTGGGCAGGCCAAGGAAGATGTTTTTTGCGGAAGATCTGGATCAAAATGAACACACTAGCTTGCTGTCTTCATCTACTCAGGATCCGACATCTGCAGTTTCATCCATGCCCCCTTCTCCGTCAGGACACTACCAAGGATTTGGGCAGACAGTAACCCCCCTAACTACACCCACCACTGCAACAATGCCTGAGGAGCTCTATAGTGCTGACACTCCAGAGCAAGATTCACAGGAGCCAGCACCTGACCTTACTGACGTCGTCTCGTATGAAATCAGCAAGCATTTAGAGTCCTAA